DNA from bacterium:
ATGTATGGTATGGTCGAAGCGCAGTTCCACGGGTTCTATGAAAAAGCGCTCCGCCAAACCGGTATTACCGCATCCAATTTGATGGTTATGCTCGAATCACGACTCGACAATATCGTGTATCGGATGGGATTTGCCCCGTCACGCGCTTCAGCCCGCCAATTGGTTCGCCACGGACATTTTATGGTTAACGGTCGTCGTGTCAACATCCCCTCGTACCAATTAGGGAATGGAGATATCGTACGGGTGGCGGAAGCCGAGCATTCCCGGAAATTAGTGATTATTCATGATGCGATGAAACGTGTCAATACCTCGCGAATGCCGACCTATGTCTCGCTCGATAAAGCGAAGATGGAAGGTACGTTCTCGCGGCCGGAGCGGAGTGATATTCCTGAAACTATGAAACTGCGCGAGCAGCTCATTGTCGAATTATACTCCAAATAAATTGTAGCGATCTTACTTTAGAGGAACGAATGAACGGACCGGGTTTGGTAATGCCGGAGCAGGTTGAGCTGGATGAGTCCAGTTACTCGTCTACGTTTGGGCGCTTCATTATTCAACCCCTCGAACGCGGCTATGGTGTCACGCTTGGGAATGCACTGCGGCGAATGTTGATATCGTCGATCCCCGGCGCGGCAATCACTGCGATCCGGATCGACGGAGTCTTGCACGAATTCACCACGATCCCCGGCGTTGCCGAAGATGTGGC
Protein-coding regions in this window:
- the rpsD gene encoding 30S ribosomal protein S4 is translated as MYGMVEAQFHGFYEKALRQTGITASNLMVMLESRLDNIVYRMGFAPSRASARQLVRHGHFMVNGRRVNIPSYQLGNGDIVRVAEAEHSRKLVIIHDAMKRVNTSRMPTYVSLDKAKMEGTFSRPERSDIPETMKLREQLIVELYSK